A single Populus alba chromosome 7, ASM523922v2, whole genome shotgun sequence DNA region contains:
- the LOC118063190 gene encoding uncharacterized protein, with the protein MSSPAAPASRNSQQCLKMAVRSLLFPITIIIIASTTIIFTPPTLASQPLNHLSSKRAPRFLSKHSYPIKTQLEEQQQYRYESKYFYQQLDHFSFLNLPKFPQRYLINTEHWAGPERRGPIFLYCGNEGDIEWFAVNTGFVWEIAPLFGAMVLFPEHRYYGESMPYGSREEAYKNASTLSYLTAEQALADFAVLITDLKRNLSAQACPVVLFGGSYGGMLAAWMRLKYPHVAIGALASSAPILQFEDIVPPETFYNIVSNDFKRESISCFNTIKESWDALLSEGLKKNGLVQLTKTFHLCRELKSTEDLANWLDSAYSYLAMVDYPYPSSFMMPLPGYPIREVCKRIDGCPDGTSILERIFEGISIYYNYTGELHCFELDDDPHGLDGWNWQACTEMVMPMSSSHDASMFPTYDFNYSSYQEGCWEEFGVIPRPRWITTEFGGQDIKTALETFGSNIIFSNGLLDPWSGGSVLQNISETVVALVTEEGGHHIDLRPSTPEDPDWLVQQRETEVKLIKGWIDGYLKEKKTAFSM; encoded by the exons ATGTCCAGCCCCGCCGCTCCAGCTTCCCGCAACAGTCAACAGTGTCTAAAAATGGCAGTCCGTTCTCTTCTCTTCCCGATCACAATCATAATCATCGCTAGCACCACCATCATCTTCACACCACCAACACTCGCATCACAGCCGTTGAATCATCTCTCCTCCAAACGGGCCCCACGTTTCCTTTCCAAACACTCGTACCCAATCAAAACCCAACTAGAAGAACAGCAACAGTACAGATACGAGAGCAAGTACTTTTACCAACAACTAGACCACTTCAGCTTCTTAAATCTTCCGAAATTCCCTCAACGGTATCTGATAAACACCGAACACTGGGCGGGTCCAGAGCGGCGGGGCCCCATCTTCCTCTACTGTGGAAATGAAGGGGACATCGAATGGTTCGCTGTTAATACTGGGTTTGTCTGGGAAATTGCTCCTCTGTTCGGAGCCATGGTTCTTTTTCCTGAGCACCGGTATTATGGGGAGTCGATGCCGTACGGAAGTAGAGAGGAGGCGTATAAGAATGCTTCGACATTGTCTTATTTAACTGCTGAGCAAGCGCTTGCTGATTTCGCTGTTTTGATTACTGACTTGAAGAGGAATTTGTCTGCTCAGGCGTGCCCTGTTGTGCTGTTCGGTGGATCTTATGGTGGAA TGTTGGCAGCATGGATGCGGCTTAAGTATCCTCACGTAGCAATTGGTGCTCTTGCTTCATCCGCGCCAATTCTGCAATTCGAAGATATTGTGCCGCCAGAAACCTTTTATAACATTGTGTCCAATGATTTTAAG CGTGAAAGCATCAGTTGCTTTAATACTATAAAAGAGTCATGGGATGCATTGCTTTCTGAGGGTCTCAAAAAGAATGGTCTTGTGCAATTAACCAAAACTTTCCACTTATGCCG GGAATTGAAAAGTACAGAAGATCTAGCCAACTGGTTGGATTCTGCTTATAGTTATTTGGCTATGGTGGATTATCCCTATCCGTCCTCCTTTATGATGCCTTTGCCTGGATACCCGATTAGAGAG gtTTGCAAAAGGATTGATGGTTGTCCTGATGGGACTAGCATTTTGGAGAGGATTTTTGAAGGAATAAGCATATATTACAATTATACTGGGGAATTGCACTGCTTTGAACTGGATGATGATCCTCATGGCTTGGATGGTTGGAACTGGCAG GCTTGCACGGAGATGGTTATGCCAATGTCTAGCAGTCACGATGCAAGCATGTTTCCAACATATGACTTTAATTACTCATCTTACCAAGAGGGATGCTGGGAGGAATTTGGAGTTATTCCAAGGCCTAGATGGATAACAACGGAATTTGGTGGACAA GATATCAAAACTGCCCTGGAAACTTTTGGAAGTAACATTATTTTCTCAAATGGTCTGCTGGATCCCTGGAGTGGTGGGAG CGTTCTGCAAAACATATCTGAAACTGTTGTTGCCCTTGTCACTGAAGAAG GTGGCCATCACATAGACTTGCGACCTTCAACACCTGAGGATCCTGATTGGTTAGTACAACAGAGAGAAACAGAAGTCAAGCTGATTAAAGGGTGGATAGATGGCTAcctcaaagaaaagaaaacagcttTCAGTATGTAG
- the LOC118063191 gene encoding homeobox-leucine zipper protein HAT22, whose translation MGCLDDGCNTGLVLGLGFTTTNLENTSRPGDNNKRLIKPQIKPLMTGFEPSLSLGLSAETYSLVDGKKGCEESVGAHDRLYRQASPHSAVSSFSSGRVKRERDLSSEDIEVERVSSRVSDEDEDGTNARKKLRLTKEQSALLEESFKQHSTLNPKQKQALARQLNLRPRQVEVWFQNRRARTKLKQTEMDCEFLKKCCETLTDENRRLQKELQDLKSLKMAQPFYMHMPAATLTMCPSCERIGGVGEGASKSPFSMATKPHFYNSFTNPSAAC comes from the exons ATGGGGTGCCTTGATGATGGGTGCAACACTGGCCTTGTTCTTGGGCTAGGCTTCACAACAACAAACCTAGAGAATACATCTAGGCCAGGTGATAACAACAAGCGGCTTATAAAGCCTCAGATTAAGCCACTAATGACAGGTTTTGAGCCTTCACTTAGTTTGGGTCTTTCTGCTGAAACTTATAGCCTTGTGGACGGAAAGAAAGGCTGTGAGGAGTCTGTTGGTGCTCATGATCGGTTGTATCGTCAAGCTTCTCCTCATAGTGctgtttcttctttctctaGTGGTAGGGTTAAGAGGGAAAGAGACCTTAGCAGTGAAGATATAGAGGTAGAGAGGGTTTCTTCAAGAGTAAGTGACGAAGATGAAGATGGGACTAATGCAAGAAAGAAACTTAGACTCACCAAAGAGCAATCTGCCCTTCTGGAGGAAAGCTTCAAACAACACAGCACCCTCAATCCT AAGCAAAAGCAAGCTTTAGCAAGGCAGTTGAATCTACGTCCGAGACAAGTTGAAGTGTGGTTCCAAAACAGGAGAGCCAG GACAAAACTGAAGCAAACGGAAATGGACTGTGAATTCTTGAAGAAGTGCTGTGAAACACTAACAGATGAGAATAGGAGGCTACAGAAGGAGCTCCAAGACCTTAAATCACTGAAAATGGCACAACCCTTTTACATGCACATGCCAGCAGCTACTCTTACCATGTGTCCATCTTGTGAAAGAATTGGTGGGGTTGGTGAAGGGGCTTCAAAGAGCCCGTTCTCCATGGCTACAAAGCCTCACTTCTATAATTCCTTCACTAATCCTTCGGCGGCATGTTAA